A genome region from Halorussus pelagicus includes the following:
- a CDS encoding sugar phosphate nucleotidyltransferase: MKAVVLAGGYATRLWPITKHRPKMFLPVGDSTVIDQIFSELEADDRIDEVYVSTNERFADDFRTHLSESEFDKPRLTVEDTTEEDEKFGVVGALAQLFDRETITEDTLVIAGDNLISFGVSDFVDFFQAKDSPTLAAYDVGSRERAKSYGLVELDNDEVVDFQEKPEDPASTLVSIACYAFTAETIPLFEKYLENGNNPDEPGWFVQWLQQRDSVYAYTFDEAWFDIGTPESYLEAVGWKLDGENQIADSATVENTTLGDNVHVMPGAELVNSSVNNSIVFPSATIRDCDIRNSIIDEKTRVEEMDLSGALIGAHTQILNGE, encoded by the coding sequence ATGAAAGCCGTCGTTCTTGCGGGTGGATACGCGACGCGACTCTGGCCGATTACCAAGCACCGCCCCAAGATGTTCCTGCCGGTCGGTGACTCGACAGTCATCGACCAGATTTTCTCGGAACTGGAAGCCGACGACCGAATCGACGAGGTGTACGTCTCGACAAACGAACGCTTCGCCGACGACTTCCGGACTCACCTCTCCGAGAGCGAGTTCGACAAGCCGCGTCTCACGGTCGAGGACACGACCGAGGAAGACGAGAAGTTCGGCGTCGTCGGGGCGCTGGCCCAACTGTTCGACCGAGAGACCATCACCGAGGACACCCTCGTCATCGCCGGTGACAACCTCATCAGTTTCGGCGTCAGCGACTTCGTGGACTTTTTCCAAGCGAAGGACTCGCCGACGCTCGCGGCCTACGACGTTGGCTCCCGCGAGCGAGCGAAATCCTACGGGTTGGTCGAACTCGACAACGACGAGGTCGTGGACTTCCAAGAGAAACCCGAGGACCCGGCGAGTACGCTGGTCTCCATCGCGTGTTACGCTTTCACCGCCGAGACCATCCCGCTGTTCGAGAAATACCTCGAAAACGGCAACAACCCCGACGAACCCGGCTGGTTCGTCCAGTGGCTCCAACAGCGCGACTCGGTGTACGCCTACACCTTCGACGAGGCGTGGTTCGACATTGGCACGCCCGAGAGCTATCTGGAAGCGGTGGGCTGGAAACTCGACGGCGAGAATCAAATCGCCGACTCCGCGACGGTCGAGAACACCACGCTCGGCGACAACGTCCACGTCATGCCGGGCGCGGAACTCGTCAACTCCAGCGTCAACAACTCCATCGTCTTCCCGTCGGCGACGATTCGAGACTGCGACATCCGCAACTCCATCATCGACGAGAAGACCCGCGTCGAGGAGATGGACCTCTCGGGGGCGCTCATCGGCGCGCACACCCAGATTCTGAACGGCGAGTAA
- a CDS encoding Rieske (2Fe-2S) protein — protein MSSDQRITSVENVPADTTVLFTVRDEESNEDDEAILTKVDGTVTGWLNRCMHFQHIRLDKGTGAPKRNGELVCANHGALFEGDSGRCTHGPCEGAYLDPIEVEVSDGTVYLTDDEYEFVREGGIETDPTDLTSKSNIEF, from the coding sequence ATGAGTTCTGACCAACGGATTACGTCGGTTGAGAACGTCCCGGCCGATACGACCGTTCTGTTCACGGTCCGCGACGAGGAGTCAAACGAGGACGACGAGGCGATTCTGACCAAGGTAGACGGGACGGTCACCGGCTGGCTCAATCGGTGTATGCACTTTCAGCATATCCGACTCGATAAGGGGACGGGCGCGCCGAAGCGGAACGGCGAACTCGTCTGCGCGAATCACGGCGCGCTCTTCGAGGGGGATAGCGGACGCTGTACCCACGGGCCGTGCGAAGGCGCATATCTGGACCCAATCGAGGTCGAGGTCAGCGACGGAACTGTCTACCTCACCGACGACGAGTACGAGTTCGTTCGGGAGGGCGGAATCGAGACGGACCCGACAGATTTGACCTCGAAGTCGAACATCGAGTTCTGA
- a CDS encoding rubrerythrin family protein, with protein sequence MDADTFPDAIRTAKATELDRLGSQQALVALTDADLDTEQVLRAAARSEHTASETFSEWAESATVDGEKEGDGATDAAETFAALAEQERDHYDRVAAELDAEFEVAGEIDSMHEYLRDLDTAVEWAAGLVGRSLASDRTQLQVVNFFVNEADERRADLFRDLRSDTQAGVSTGADLLADRCDGDDWERAMEVAERTVQIAYDEYAETLEGMGLDPKPIC encoded by the coding sequence ATGGACGCCGACACGTTTCCGGACGCGATTCGCACCGCCAAGGCGACCGAACTCGACCGCCTCGGTTCCCAGCAGGCGCTCGTCGCGCTCACCGACGCCGACCTCGACACCGAACAGGTCCTACGGGCCGCCGCCCGGAGCGAGCACACCGCCAGCGAAACCTTCAGCGAGTGGGCCGAGTCCGCGACGGTGGACGGGGAGAAAGAGGGCGACGGAGCGACCGACGCCGCCGAAACCTTCGCCGCGCTTGCCGAACAGGAGCGCGACCACTACGACCGCGTAGCGGCCGAACTCGACGCAGAGTTCGAAGTCGCTGGCGAAATCGACTCGATGCACGAGTACCTCCGCGACCTCGACACCGCCGTCGAGTGGGCGGCAGGTCTGGTTGGGCGGTCGCTCGCCAGCGACCGCACGCAGTTGCAGGTCGTGAACTTCTTCGTCAACGAGGCCGACGAGCGCCGGGCCGACCTCTTCCGCGACCTGCGCTCGGACACGCAGGCGGGCGTCTCGACCGGTGCTGACCTGCTTGCCGACCGCTGTGACGGCGACGACTGGGAGCGCGCGATGGAAGTCGCCGAGCGAACCGTGCAAATCGCCTACGACGAGTACGCCGAGACGTTGGAGGGGATGGGACTCGACCCGAAACCGATTTGCTGA
- a CDS encoding ABC transporter substrate-binding protein: MEDDDGGHEAPTRRDYVKYGGALLGGGLLAGCVGGDNGSTTPTDSTTASETETDTPTNTTTADESYTVGMAPMGTVEFESPPERIFTRLTHLAGMAFALGRGDDVNAMHAPDYYDALWNQFTPRLDGVTLDWTGLYSSWEPSKEKLYELDSDVHLADPASVFALQGWSMTDLEEIRNNVSPWFGNQFSDTHAEPPSEWADRYEYYGLWEMFEKVAQVFQEEDRYRALAEVRSNLLNTIASNLPPESERPTAVMIGASDLSSIYAYRLDDPGFLTAHTRPLEPNSAFSPTVASGDTVDTEALLEANPKVILALGGMHPGTDIGAIRNGLRDDEVTKQIDAVENDRIYAQGARYQGPILNLFQLEMTAKQLYPEQFGDWPTYAEGPYPEIPEGEQLFDRQRVANIVSGAF; this comes from the coding sequence ATGGAAGACGATGACGGCGGGCACGAGGCACCGACGCGACGAGATTACGTGAAGTACGGCGGCGCGCTTCTCGGCGGCGGTCTCCTCGCAGGCTGTGTCGGTGGAGACAACGGCAGCACCACCCCGACCGACAGCACCACCGCAAGCGAAACGGAGACCGATACGCCGACGAATACGACCACGGCCGACGAATCGTACACGGTCGGCATGGCCCCGATGGGGACCGTCGAGTTCGAGTCGCCGCCGGAGAGGATTTTCACGCGACTGACGCATCTCGCGGGGATGGCGTTCGCGCTCGGGCGCGGTGACGACGTGAACGCGATGCACGCCCCGGATTACTACGACGCGCTCTGGAACCAGTTCACGCCGCGACTCGACGGCGTCACGCTCGATTGGACGGGCCTGTACTCCTCGTGGGAGCCGAGCAAAGAGAAACTCTACGAACTGGACAGTGATGTCCACCTCGCGGACCCGGCCAGTGTGTTCGCACTCCAAGGCTGGAGCATGACGGACCTCGAAGAGATACGAAACAACGTCTCGCCGTGGTTCGGGAACCAGTTCAGCGACACGCACGCCGAGCCTCCCTCCGAATGGGCGGACCGATACGAATACTACGGTCTCTGGGAGATGTTCGAGAAGGTCGCGCAAGTCTTTCAGGAAGAGGACCGATATCGGGCGCTCGCCGAGGTGCGGAGCAACCTCCTGAACACGATTGCGTCGAATCTCCCCCCTGAGTCCGAGCGTCCGACGGCCGTGATGATCGGAGCCAGCGATCTGTCGAGCATCTACGCCTACCGCCTCGACGACCCCGGCTTCCTGACCGCACATACCCGTCCGCTGGAACCGAATAGCGCCTTCAGCCCGACTGTCGCGTCCGGCGATACCGTCGATACGGAGGCCCTGCTGGAAGCGAATCCGAAGGTGATTCTCGCACTCGGCGGGATGCATCCGGGGACCGACATCGGGGCGATTCGAAACGGACTCCGAGACGACGAGGTAACCAAGCAGATCGATGCCGTCGAAAACGACCGCATCTACGCGCAGGGTGCCCGCTATCAGGGACCGATTCTGAACCTGTTCCAGTTGGAGATGACGGCGAAGCAACTCTATCCCGAGCAGTTCGGTGACTGGCCGACCTACGCCGAGGGTCCGTATCCAGAGATTCCCGAAGGGGAGCAGTTGTTCGACCGCCAGCGCGTCGCCAACATCGTGAGCGGAGCGTTCTAA
- a CDS encoding PHP domain-containing protein, whose translation MAPEVTVRIDPHVHSDGSYDGHEPVEMLLAQASDIGLDGVVVTDHDTIRESLRAAELAPEYGLVGIPGVEVSTAAGHLLAIGVTERPEPHRPLDETVAKVRDAGGVAIVPHPFQRTRHGVRRGRITDCDAIEVYNAWIFTGYRNRRAREFAARNDYPGVAASDAHSAKYIGRAYTELTIEATSKAALDSDRIVSALADGDAAVHGRRQPLHRSVQHYAMGAGRKVGHGVAASVASFTRL comes from the coding sequence ATGGCCCCAGAGGTAACGGTGAGGATAGACCCGCACGTCCACTCGGACGGCTCGTACGACGGTCACGAACCGGTCGAGATGCTGTTGGCCCAAGCCAGCGACATCGGACTCGACGGCGTCGTCGTCACCGACCACGACACCATCCGCGAGTCGCTCCGGGCGGCCGAACTCGCCCCGGAGTACGGACTTGTCGGGATTCCCGGCGTCGAGGTCTCGACCGCCGCGGGCCACCTGCTCGCCATCGGCGTCACCGAGCGCCCGGAACCCCACCGACCGCTCGATGAGACCGTCGCGAAGGTCCGGGACGCGGGTGGCGTCGCAATCGTGCCCCACCCGTTCCAGCGCACTCGCCACGGCGTCCGTCGGGGGCGAATCACCGACTGCGACGCCATCGAGGTCTACAACGCGTGGATTTTCACGGGCTATCGGAACCGCCGCGCTCGGGAGTTCGCGGCCCGCAACGACTACCCTGGCGTCGCGGCCAGCGACGCCCACTCCGCAAAGTATATCGGCCGCGCGTACACCGAACTCACGATCGAAGCCACCTCGAAGGCCGCCCTCGACAGCGACCGCATTGTGAGCGCGCTGGCCGACGGCGACGCGGCCGTTCACGGCCGCCGTCAGCCGCTTCACCGGAGCGTCCAGCACTACGCGATGGGTGCCGGGCGGAAAGTCGGCCACGGCGTCGCGGCGAGTGTGGCGAGTTTCACACGGTTGTGA
- a CDS encoding DUF5658 family protein, with product MSGNDVGIDASEDDRLGDLADDSAAREKWMLRDDEFLLEEDREYVLRDEGRSWLGYVSPAVFGAVLAVMVGDVITTAVGLAMGLEEVNPVAAALIAEAGLGGLVLLKTLAAIVLLLLPGITSDARQTFRAGSAVYLFVGLAVVAGNAWAILAVA from the coding sequence GTGTCAGGGAACGATGTCGGTATCGACGCGTCCGAGGACGACCGACTGGGGGACCTCGCCGACGACTCCGCCGCCCGCGAGAAGTGGATGCTCCGGGACGACGAGTTCCTGTTGGAGGAGGACCGCGAGTACGTCCTGCGCGACGAGGGCCGGTCGTGGTTGGGATACGTCTCGCCCGCCGTCTTCGGCGCGGTGCTGGCGGTGATGGTCGGCGACGTAATCACGACCGCGGTCGGTCTGGCGATGGGACTGGAAGAGGTGAACCCGGTCGCCGCCGCGCTCATCGCCGAGGCCGGTCTCGGCGGTCTCGTCCTGCTGAAGACGCTGGCGGCAATCGTCCTCCTGCTCTTGCCCGGTATCACCAGCGACGCCCGCCAAACCTTCCGGGCGGGGAGCGCGGTCTACCTCTTCGTGGGCTTGGCCGTCGTCGCTGGCAACGCGTGGGCCATCCTCGCCGTCGCGTGA
- a CDS encoding DUF7548 family protein, producing the protein MSQERLPETPAPTVGVVAALTVLAVIVVPYFLIDAAAAGVYYNQPTALPVHLVVGLFSAVAVIVFAAGRNGRTDAPTAAGVAVVLGGFMTLLVLWWAVAVGGLVGSLTANAMFDYHRWLLVAASVGVAASAGWFANEVL; encoded by the coding sequence ATGTCGCAGGAACGGTTGCCCGAGACGCCAGCGCCGACGGTCGGCGTCGTCGCCGCGCTCACCGTACTGGCCGTCATCGTCGTACCGTACTTCCTCATCGACGCCGCCGCGGCCGGTGTCTACTACAATCAACCGACCGCGCTGCCGGTCCACCTCGTCGTCGGCCTGTTCTCCGCAGTCGCCGTCATCGTCTTCGCGGCCGGGCGCAACGGCCGAACGGACGCGCCGACCGCGGCGGGCGTGGCGGTCGTCCTCGGCGGATTCATGACACTGCTCGTCCTCTGGTGGGCGGTCGCGGTCGGCGGTCTCGTCGGCAGTCTCACCGCGAACGCGATGTTCGACTATCACCGCTGGCTGCTGGTCGCGGCGTCGGTTGGAGTCGCGGCCAGCGCCGGATGGTTCGCCAACGAGGTGCTGTGA
- a CDS encoding DUF7344 domain-containing protein encodes MDGNPSVSDQQTAAVGLDELFRVLADGQRRRLLAYLDRTEDDVAAFSELVEHAADESVAVSNEDRERVAVNLHHNHLPKLEDANLVEYDPRSETVRYRGGPVVNEWVELARTYEPNRQPL; translated from the coding sequence ATGGACGGTAACCCGTCCGTTTCCGACCAGCAGACCGCAGCCGTAGGACTCGACGAGCTGTTCCGGGTTCTCGCGGACGGACAACGCCGTCGCCTCCTCGCCTATCTTGACCGCACCGAGGATGACGTTGCGGCATTTTCGGAACTCGTCGAACACGCCGCCGACGAATCAGTCGCGGTATCGAACGAAGACCGCGAGCGGGTCGCGGTGAATCTCCACCACAACCACCTGCCGAAACTCGAAGACGCGAATCTCGTTGAGTACGATCCGCGAAGCGAGACGGTCCGGTATCGAGGCGGTCCAGTCGTCAACGAGTGGGTCGAGTTGGCCCGCACCTACGAACCGAACCGCCAGCCATTGTAG
- a CDS encoding bacterio-opsin activator domain-containing protein, whose protein sequence is MNGDELSEYARQLETIVQSSTDAILVKDTEGRYQFCNESAAAFLDSEPDDLVGETDADLFGEETARKLREQERRVLDTETTATFEKTLPTADGERVFETTCSPYYDASDDLAGTVSVCRDVTESKVRERTLENQRDELATLDRINEVAQEIIRALIGEPTREEIEQAVCDRLVETELYRSAWVGDPDPASSRMTDFVGAGLKDRIRTLVELVNVSEKSEDPASRAYHDSVPQVIENVSDDETIPDPIGEQLLELGYRSGIVVPIRYGDTTYGLLGVGTERKSAFSQREVDAFDVLGVVIGFAIGAVKHRRLALSDTVVELTFGLTDPDSFYVAVSERLDCTLKLEGMAAGPEGSLLFYDTVSGADPDAVFEFVEDWDGVENARLVSDHGGEALFEFTMSASSLVVTLSEYGAKTTDAISEGGEATVVAELPSDADVRSVVERARAKFPDIELVAKRETDRDLRTAREFRRDLGNQLTDAQRTALRAAYFAGYYEWPRDSTAEDVAEALGVSSPTFHQHIRKAQQELLAAFFDRNDDRP, encoded by the coding sequence ATGAACGGGGACGAACTCTCCGAGTACGCCCGACAGCTAGAAACTATCGTCCAGAGCAGCACCGACGCCATCCTCGTCAAGGACACCGAGGGCCGGTATCAGTTCTGCAACGAGAGCGCCGCGGCGTTCCTTGACTCCGAACCCGACGACCTTGTCGGAGAGACTGACGCCGACCTCTTCGGGGAGGAGACCGCCCGGAAACTCCGAGAACAGGAGCGTCGCGTTCTCGACACCGAGACGACCGCGACGTTCGAGAAGACGCTTCCGACTGCGGACGGCGAACGCGTGTTCGAGACGACGTGTTCGCCCTACTACGATGCGTCGGACGACCTCGCGGGAACCGTCTCGGTCTGCCGCGACGTGACCGAGTCGAAGGTCCGCGAGCGAACGCTGGAAAACCAGCGCGACGAGTTGGCGACGCTCGACCGAATCAACGAGGTCGCCCAAGAGATTATCCGGGCGCTCATCGGCGAACCCACCCGCGAGGAGATAGAGCAGGCCGTCTGCGACCGACTCGTGGAGACCGAACTGTACCGGTCGGCGTGGGTCGGCGACCCCGACCCCGCCAGTTCGAGGATGACCGACTTCGTCGGCGCGGGCCTGAAAGACCGGATTCGAACGCTCGTCGAACTCGTGAACGTGAGCGAAAAGAGCGAGGACCCTGCGTCCCGCGCCTATCACGACAGCGTTCCGCAGGTCATCGAGAACGTTTCCGACGACGAGACGATTCCCGACCCGATTGGGGAGCAACTGCTCGAACTCGGCTACCGCTCGGGCATCGTCGTTCCGATTCGGTACGGCGATACCACCTACGGACTGCTCGGCGTCGGAACCGAACGCAAATCGGCGTTCAGCCAGCGCGAGGTGGACGCCTTCGATGTGTTGGGCGTGGTCATCGGCTTCGCCATCGGCGCGGTCAAACACCGCCGACTCGCGCTGTCGGACACGGTAGTCGAACTTACGTTCGGTCTCACCGACCCTGACTCGTTCTACGTCGCCGTCTCCGAGCGGTTGGACTGTACCCTGAAACTCGAAGGCATGGCCGCGGGTCCCGAGGGCAGCCTCCTGTTCTACGACACGGTTTCCGGTGCCGACCCCGACGCCGTCTTCGAGTTTGTCGAGGACTGGGACGGCGTCGAGAACGCCCGCCTCGTCAGCGACCACGGCGGGGAGGCGCTGTTCGAGTTCACCATGTCGGCGTCGTCGCTCGTCGTGACGCTCTCGGAGTACGGCGCGAAGACCACCGACGCGATAAGCGAGGGCGGCGAGGCGACCGTCGTCGCGGAACTCCCCTCGGACGCAGACGTGCGGAGCGTGGTCGAACGCGCCCGCGCGAAATTCCCCGACATCGAACTCGTCGCCAAGCGCGAGACCGACCGCGACCTCCGGACCGCCCGCGAGTTCCGGCGCGACTTGGGGAACCAACTTACCGACGCACAGCGCACCGCGCTCCGAGCGGCCTACTTCGCGGGCTACTACGAGTGGCCCCGCGACAGCACCGCCGAGGACGTTGCCGAGGCGCTCGGGGTCTCCTCGCCAACGTTTCACCAGCACATTCGCAAGGCACAGCAAGAACTTCTCGCGGCGTTTTTCGACCGAAACGACGACCGACCCTAG
- a CDS encoding DUF5798 family protein — MGFGSTAKKVQKLADTAEKLYSKLNDLRQQVAEMREQLDSTSERVERLERENAQQRALLEALAEERGIDVDAVETDTVDLDENETGDDESSDDEKAETEA; from the coding sequence ATGGGATTCGGAAGCACGGCCAAGAAAGTCCAGAAGCTAGCCGACACCGCCGAGAAACTGTACAGCAAACTCAACGACCTCCGCCAGCAGGTCGCCGAGATGCGCGAGCAGTTGGACTCGACCAGCGAGCGCGTCGAGCGACTGGAGCGCGAGAACGCCCAACAGCGAGCGCTCCTCGAAGCGCTCGCCGAGGAACGAGGCATCGACGTGGACGCCGTCGAGACCGACACCGTGGACCTCGACGAGAACGAGACCGGAGACGACGAATCGAGCGACGACGAGAAGGCCGAGACGGAAGCGTAA
- a CDS encoding transcriptional regulator has product MREADETTRERIAAHLRETAASPSALAVEFDVTAGVAIDHVRHVAESLSASDEQLLVAPPECSDCGFSDFDDPANRPSRCPECKSEAVEQPTFRIE; this is encoded by the coding sequence ATGCGCGAGGCCGACGAAACCACCCGCGAGCGAATCGCCGCCCACCTCCGCGAGACGGCCGCCTCGCCGAGCGCGCTGGCCGTGGAGTTCGACGTGACTGCGGGCGTCGCCATCGACCACGTCCGCCACGTCGCCGAGTCGCTGTCCGCCAGCGACGAGCAGTTGCTCGTCGCGCCCCCCGAGTGTAGCGACTGCGGCTTCAGCGACTTTGACGACCCGGCGAACCGCCCCTCACGGTGTCCCGAGTGCAAGAGCGAGGCCGTCGAGCAACCGACGTTCAGAATCGAGTGA
- a CDS encoding PLP-dependent cysteine synthase family protein, whose product MTTHETPLDSVLETIGETPLVRVQASPDEVPVYAKAESFNPGASIKDRIGKYMVETMLERGELEPGGTVIEPTAGNTGIGFAIAAGQLDVNAVFVVPERFSVEKQQLMDALGAEVINTPTEDGMGGAIDRAHQLASEMDNAVVPQQFSNPLNVEAHYETTGPEIFEALDGEVGAVVAGCGTAGTLMGIAEYALEQNPDIHVTAVEPEGSLYSETKGEAVAESEYKIEGIGTHDLDTNELFDPDLVDEVLQVPDRRAHDELKRLAAEESQLVASSAGAASAAARNVAERIRDDELDVPHDSVVTVFADSSERYLSKGIYRSFEEWDG is encoded by the coding sequence ATGACGACCCACGAGACGCCACTCGATTCCGTCTTGGAGACGATTGGCGAGACGCCGCTCGTTCGGGTGCAGGCGTCGCCCGACGAGGTGCCGGTGTACGCCAAGGCCGAGTCGTTCAACCCCGGCGCGAGCATCAAGGACCGCATCGGGAAGTACATGGTCGAGACGATGCTGGAACGGGGCGAACTGGAACCCGGCGGCACCGTCATCGAACCGACCGCCGGGAACACCGGCATCGGGTTCGCCATCGCGGCGGGCCAATTAGACGTGAACGCGGTGTTCGTCGTTCCCGAGCGGTTCAGCGTCGAAAAACAGCAGTTGATGGACGCGCTCGGCGCGGAAGTCATCAACACGCCCACCGAAGACGGTATGGGCGGGGCCATCGACCGCGCGCACCAACTCGCCAGCGAGATGGACAACGCCGTCGTTCCCCAGCAGTTCTCGAACCCGCTGAACGTCGAGGCCCACTACGAGACCACCGGCCCGGAAATCTTCGAGGCGCTGGACGGCGAGGTCGGTGCAGTCGTCGCGGGATGTGGCACCGCGGGCACGCTGATGGGCATCGCGGAGTACGCGCTTGAACAGAACCCCGACATCCATGTCACCGCGGTTGAACCCGAGGGGTCGCTCTACTCGGAGACGAAGGGCGAGGCTGTCGCGGAGTCCGAGTACAAAATCGAGGGCATCGGCACGCACGACCTCGACACGAACGAACTGTTCGACCCGGACCTCGTTGACGAGGTGTTGCAGGTCCCGGACCGCCGCGCCCACGACGAACTCAAGCGCCTCGCTGCCGAGGAGAGCCAACTCGTCGCATCGAGTGCGGGCGCGGCCAGCGCGGCCGCCCGAAACGTTGCCGAGCGCATCCGCGACGACGAACTCGATGTACCCCACGACTCGGTCGTGACCGTCTTCGCCGACTCCAGCGAGCGCTACCTCTCGAAGGGCATCTACCGCTCGTTCGAGGAGTGGGACGGATAG
- a CDS encoding DUF373 family protein, with protein MSTLVVCVDRDDDIGTKTGLETPVAGWEAVRSLVTEVGLADPEDASVNCLLESLRVARDLRDGDEEVTVAVISGAAETMVGRDRAVADQMDDLISEYDPDSAVVVIDSAQDERLVPIIESRVTVDAVDRVVVRQARDIESTYYLLKQFLADEELRQTVLVPVGVAMLAFPILLMAFGPAMAVASITAVIGLFVLYKGLGVDDYVSDVPSEAKDALYSGRVSIVTYVIAAGLSLIGIFAGALRVSNPTAPTGGILMPAMAFAFASVPWLASAALAASTGRLLDEVIRNDNLRNSYLNLPFGVLAVGLVVRGFSAYFLQREAYVEPLVVPHTTVGSLAVERIVLEPGTRMALFVVAGVVVSLLGVRVSTYVTGSALDEEFEDEELAE; from the coding sequence ATGAGTACGCTGGTAGTGTGCGTTGACCGGGACGACGACATCGGGACCAAGACCGGCCTCGAAACCCCCGTTGCGGGGTGGGAAGCGGTCCGGTCGCTCGTCACCGAGGTCGGTCTCGCGGACCCCGAAGACGCCAGCGTCAACTGCCTGCTCGAATCCCTTCGCGTGGCCCGCGACCTGCGGGACGGCGACGAGGAGGTCACGGTGGCGGTCATCTCGGGGGCCGCCGAGACGATGGTCGGCCGGGACCGCGCGGTCGCCGACCAGATGGACGACCTCATCTCCGAGTACGACCCCGACTCGGCGGTCGTCGTCATCGACAGCGCCCAAGACGAGCGACTGGTCCCCATCATCGAGAGCCGCGTCACGGTGGACGCGGTCGATAGGGTGGTCGTCCGGCAGGCCCGCGACATCGAATCGACCTACTACCTGCTCAAGCAGTTTCTCGCCGACGAGGAGTTGCGCCAGACCGTCCTCGTTCCGGTCGGGGTCGCCATGCTGGCGTTCCCAATCCTGCTGATGGCGTTCGGCCCGGCGATGGCTGTCGCCTCCATCACGGCGGTCATCGGCCTGTTCGTCCTCTACAAGGGTCTCGGCGTCGATGACTACGTGTCCGACGTGCCGAGCGAGGCCAAGGACGCGCTGTACTCGGGTCGGGTCTCCATCGTCACTTACGTCATCGCGGCGGGGCTGTCGCTCATCGGCATCTTCGCCGGGGCGCTCCGCGTCTCGAACCCCACCGCGCCCACGGGAGGCATCCTGATGCCCGCGATGGCGTTCGCGTTCGCCAGCGTACCGTGGCTGGCGTCGGCGGCACTGGCGGCCTCGACGGGCCGACTGTTGGACGAGGTCATCCGCAACGACAACCTTCGCAACTCCTATCTAAACCTCCCGTTCGGCGTGCTGGCGGTCGGACTGGTCGTCCGCGGCTTCTCGGCGTACTTCCTCCAGCGCGAGGCGTACGTCGAACCGCTGGTCGTGCCCCACACGACGGTCGGGAGCCTCGCCGTCGAGCGCATCGTCCTCGAACCCGGCACGCGGATGGCACTGTTCGTCGTCGCGGGCGTCGTGGTGAGTCTGCTCGGCGTCCGCGTCTCGACGTACGTCACCGGGTCAGCGCTCGACGAGGAGTTCGAGGACGAGGAACTGGCGGAATGA
- a CDS encoding diphthine--ammonia ligase, with translation MTEDTAATDDAADDGSWVSLFSGGKDSSWALYQALESGLDVSRLVTVHPEGDSYMYHVPATRLASLAAESIGVPLVEVEPDDFEAEDAAESGAQGDAELRPLEAALGELDADLSGGLAGVTAGAVESEYQTSRIEAMADRLDAEVFAPLWQEDPRELADAMLDAGFEITIIRVAAYGLDESWLGRTLDEEALAELEGLNESHGVHILGEGGEFETLVTDGPHMDRSIELDYETEWDGTRGTLRITDARLGE, from the coding sequence ATGACCGAAGACACCGCCGCGACCGACGACGCCGCAGACGACGGGTCGTGGGTCAGCCTCTTTTCGGGCGGCAAGGACTCCTCGTGGGCGCTCTACCAAGCCCTTGAATCGGGACTCGACGTGTCGCGTCTCGTCACGGTCCACCCGGAGGGCGACTCCTACATGTATCACGTTCCGGCGACACGACTCGCCTCGCTCGCCGCCGAGAGCATCGGTGTGCCGCTCGTGGAGGTCGAACCGGACGACTTCGAGGCCGAGGACGCCGCGGAGTCGGGCGCGCAGGGCGACGCGGAACTCAGACCGCTGGAAGCCGCGCTGGGCGAACTGGACGCGGACCTCTCCGGCGGCCTCGCGGGCGTCACTGCGGGCGCGGTCGAGAGCGAGTACCAGACCTCTCGCATCGAGGCGATGGCCGACCGCCTCGACGCCGAGGTGTTCGCGCCGCTCTGGCAGGAGGACCCCCGAGAACTCGCCGACGCGATGCTCGACGCGGGCTTCGAAATCACCATCATCCGGGTCGCGGCGTACGGACTAGACGAGTCGTGGCTCGGCCGGACGCTGGACGAAGAGGCACTCGCCGAACTGGAGGGGTTGAACGAGAGCCACGGCGTCCACATCCTCGGCGAGGGCGGCGAGTTCGAGACGCTGGTGACCGACGGCCCGCACATGGACCGCTCTATCGAACTTGACTACGAGACTGAGTGGGATGGGACGCGGGGCACCCTCCGGATTACCGACGCTCGACTCGGCGAGTGA